GCCGTTCCAAAAACCAAAGTGGCTGAACCAAAGATGATAATAGTAGCGGCTGCAAATGCTTTTCCAACTGCAGAAACCAGAAAAATCAGAGGGCTCGAGATTAGGCAAACTTTCCGAACACTTCACGACATCAATTAAcattaaaagacaaaagacaATAACAGAATCTCAATCTAAGCAATATTATCAACAATTTCTAGGCTGTGAGAGAGATACTTAGATTatttgtcatcagagtcaaAAAGAGACAACCAGAAAGCAGTTGTTACATTAGACACTCATGAACCCTCAGCCACGGAAAATCTTGGCTTTCataaccaaacaaaccaaagtTTTCTCTAGTAAGCTGAAACCTTTCAGAATTACTGCCATTGCAGTCCCTAACAAGGTAAAATAGACAAGTTTGGGCAAGCAATTTACATGATCAACATTAACAAAAGCAAGGAAGTGAAAACAGAACACGTAAAGATAGCAATCCTTCTATCTCTAGCAAACAACCCAAATCTAGTCATGTTCCTCTGTAGGTAACTGTATCCATAAATCCAATTATCCACGttcaaaaagatttgatttgcagataaacaaaagaagagaagtgaTCATACTATGTTGAAGCCCTTCACCAGCAGCTTTCAATTTCTCAGGATTTACAGGAGTGCCGTATCTGTCTCTCCTCAATTCATTAGCTGTTGACGCCAAAACCGAATTCTCAGATTCCGGTAAATCCCATCTGCAATAAAAATCGACacaaattaacaacaaatccaaaattttgaaatactCATCAAGTGAAACAGAgtataaaaccctaatttgaaCCTTCTACGGCCGAAAGTGACTTGTGGCAGAGACACATAACCTCTGAGAGGATTCAAGACATCAGGGGATATAGAAACTGTTGCGTTCGGGTCAGATTCAAGAGCCCATTTGGAGAATTGGGAGAGAGACGAAGGATCAGGAGGACGACCATATATTTTGGAAGGAAGAGAATGGCGTAGAATCTCCGGAAGAACGTCAGGTTGAATTTCCGGTGGATCCGGCGGAGAAGATGGAAGCTTTTTGCCAGTGGCCGGAGATTTCTCGGCGAGACGATTAACGGCGTGTTTGGATTCTTGGAAAAAGTAGGCAGCTTCTTTTCCCGCGAGTCTCCCTGCTCCAAGAaaactcattttcttttgttgttgtttcggTTGATTAGTCTCGTTGCTTCTtatttatacatattattATATCTTCTTCGGTCTCAGATATCCATAAAAAGATATGATTTTTAATCGACAATAGGATTAAAAAAACGATTTCCCAACCTTGGAGATCAAggttgaagaaggaagataGATTGGAGAGAAGCtctttttgacttttaacCCGAGGTTGCAAAAAAGAGACCAACTTTACTTTCTTGACAAGTTGAAATCAATGGTCACAGCCCCAAACCAACGATTCTGATTCCAATAAACCATCAACCATATCTCCTCAACAGAATGACCAGCTCAAACAGTTATCACTGTGACGACTGTAGTCCCAGCTGAATGCAGACTTTGAACACGTGCTGTATAAACcctatttactatttttttaaccTTTCCTAGAATCCAAATGATTCGTTCGATTTTCCAGCCTTGGACAAACCCGATGAGATCATTGCGGTGTATGTTACAACGTTTTGAACCAAACCCTTTGAGCCCCATTCGTCAAAGAGAACCATCCTTTTGTCTTCCAAGTCCGTCCTTAGTTTCCGAGCTTCCTTTACTTTCCCTTGCTTGCAGTACGCATTGATCATCACATTTTAAGTGACAACATTAGGTTGTTGTTCTCCCTCAGATGGCCATCTCTTCAAGTAGCTTCTTTGCCTCTTTGAAGTTCTCTATTTTGCAGTAAATATCAATCAGATTAGTATGGTCAACCGTTTTACGCTCACTTCTATCAATCATCGTGAACAACCAGTGCTTTGCCTCACCATATCGTTTTGATTTACTTAGCAAACCGCGTTATAAGTAAAAGCATCAGCTTGAAAccctttcttctccatcacaTCAGCTTGAGATATATCTCAACGCTATCAATGCATCATCGATACTCCCTTTTCTGCAGTACCCATTAATTGAAGTATTGAACACCACCTGAGTAATGTTAACTCCACGGCTCTGCATCTCTTCCAACCAACATCTCAGCCGTACTCATTTCCCCACACCAACATAATCCCTTTTCTCTAAGTGACTACTCGGTGAAAGACCCTGCTCTATCAATTCATCAAACAACAAACGCTCTTTTGACATTCCTCTTTCTGCAATTCTAACTTATGAGAGAAGTATAACACATGTATATCTAATTCTATTCCTC
This sequence is a window from Arabidopsis thaliana chromosome 1 sequence. Protein-coding genes within it:
- a CDS encoding coiled-coil protein (unknown protein; Has 34 Blast hits to 34 proteins in 13 species: Archae - 0; Bacteria - 0; Metazoa - 0; Fungi - 0; Plants - 34; Viruses - 0; Other Eukaryotes - 0 (source: NCBI BLink).); translation: MSFLGAGRLAGKEAAYFFQESKHAVNRLAEKSPATGKKLPSSPPDPPEIQPDVLPEILRHSLPSKIYGRPPDPSSLSQFSKWALESDPNATVSISPDVLNPLRGYVSLPQVTFGRRRWDLPESENSVLASTANELRRDRYGTPVNPEKLKAAGEGLQHIGKAFAAATIIIFGSATLVFGTAASKLDMRNADDIRTKGKDLFQPKLESMKEQVEPLRTWAENMSKKWHIENEGGNTIKEKPILKELSKILGPKS